Proteins from a genomic interval of Diaphorobacter sp. HDW4A:
- a CDS encoding GntR family transcriptional regulator translates to MDYRTKEEQVADYLRERIISGVYPRGSRLKQAEIAEELKLSITPVREALKLLVAEGYVSGDSYRGARVVPFDPAASAEILNLRLLLEAQLVRGVVQNINAQDLSELHALGEEFAKAFAEGDRAAARGVNYRFHRRMYDIANLPQTLHFVQILWARYPFDVINAAQNRGPDAVDEHNEILEALATGDAAAAMIAMRKHIESGWTVLKSSALATEDQ, encoded by the coding sequence ATGGATTACCGAACCAAAGAAGAACAAGTCGCCGATTACCTTCGTGAGCGCATCATCTCCGGCGTCTATCCGCGCGGCTCGCGCCTGAAGCAGGCCGAGATCGCGGAGGAGCTCAAGCTCAGCATCACGCCCGTGCGCGAGGCGCTCAAGCTGCTGGTGGCGGAAGGCTACGTGAGCGGTGATTCATACCGCGGTGCGCGCGTCGTGCCGTTCGATCCGGCAGCCTCCGCCGAGATTCTGAACCTGCGTCTGCTGCTCGAAGCGCAGTTGGTGCGCGGCGTGGTGCAGAACATCAACGCTCAAGATTTGTCGGAGCTGCATGCACTCGGCGAAGAATTCGCCAAAGCCTTCGCCGAGGGCGATCGTGCAGCCGCGCGCGGTGTGAACTACCGCTTTCACCGCCGCATGTACGACATCGCCAATCTGCCGCAGACGTTGCATTTCGTGCAGATACTGTGGGCGCGCTATCCCTTCGACGTGATCAACGCTGCGCAGAACCGTGGACCGGATGCTGTCGATGAGCACAACGAGATTCTCGAGGCCCTTGCCACCGGCGACGCGGCAGCCGCAATGATCGCCATGCGCAAGCACATCGAGTCGGGATGGACGGTGCTCAAATCGTCGGCACTCGCGACCGAAGACCAATAG
- a CDS encoding N-formylglutamate amidohydrolase, whose amino-acid sequence MTDSSRSNADKKFSAQPGSTPLVLDSPHSGTVYPDDFGAALPLYVLRQAEDTHVEKLYDFAPLMGVAWVEALFPRIYLDANRDTTEIDVDLFDGEWPHDVTEDEVTLQKVRLGKGLIWRFTDDGQAIYERQLTVEEGQRRISECWVPYHAAVSDAIDAAHARHGYSIHINCHSMPSIAASHATLHPGLEHADFVIGDRDGTTASPALSNMVCDFLRSRGHDVEYNHPYKGVELVRRYGKPEEHRHSIQIEINRRIYMDEETLEIVQPGFDKLKQDLRDLVEWLLKTDPRKL is encoded by the coding sequence ATGACTGACTCTTCCCGATCGAACGCGGACAAGAAGTTTTCCGCACAACCCGGCAGTACGCCGCTGGTGTTGGATTCACCGCACAGCGGCACGGTCTATCCCGATGATTTTGGCGCGGCGCTGCCGCTTTACGTGCTGCGGCAAGCCGAAGACACACACGTCGAGAAGCTCTACGACTTTGCGCCGCTGATGGGGGTGGCTTGGGTCGAGGCGTTGTTCCCGCGCATCTACCTCGACGCAAACCGTGACACGACCGAGATCGATGTCGATCTGTTCGATGGTGAATGGCCGCACGATGTGACCGAGGACGAGGTCACGCTGCAGAAGGTGCGTTTGGGCAAGGGCCTGATCTGGCGGTTCACCGACGACGGGCAGGCGATCTACGAGCGCCAACTGACGGTGGAGGAAGGCCAGCGGCGCATCTCCGAATGCTGGGTTCCCTATCACGCGGCGGTGTCGGATGCCATCGATGCGGCACATGCGCGCCATGGCTACAGCATCCACATCAACTGCCACTCGATGCCGTCGATTGCGGCCAGCCATGCCACGCTGCACCCAGGGCTCGAACATGCGGACTTCGTGATCGGCGACCGCGACGGTACAACGGCATCGCCCGCGCTCTCCAACATGGTGTGCGACTTCCTGCGCTCGCGCGGCCATGACGTGGAATACAACCACCCTTACAAGGGCGTGGAGTTGGTGCGGCGCTACGGCAAGCCAGAGGAGCACCGGCACAGTATCCAGATCGAGATCAACCGCCGGATCTACATGGACGAGGAGACGCTGGAGATCGTCCAGCCGGGCTTCGACAAGCTCAAGCAGGACCTGCGCGATCTGGTGGAGTGGCTGCTCAAGACCGATCCGCGCAAGCTTTGA
- a CDS encoding SPOR domain-containing protein: MLRIAVIVLLLANAGYYAWSQGMLRTMGWGPTVQAEPQRLDLQIDPQKMQVTPISSAALAPASEASGTASAASTASDTVSAVVATAPASAPSAPASTASVAAAAPVSTPPPTAPQRTVCLQAGSYDEQQMQTLRIAAQSALPTNSWKFDPTPVPGRWMVYIGKLPDDEAVAKKRAELKNLQIDYDRPGTAFEPGLSLGRFSTDEAAQRALTQLTSKGVRTARVVVERKETNVYTLRLPTADDALRTKAESQLRTALLGKPLKHCGA, encoded by the coding sequence ATGCTGCGCATCGCCGTCATCGTTCTGCTGCTCGCCAACGCGGGCTACTATGCATGGTCTCAGGGCATGCTGCGCACCATGGGCTGGGGGCCCACAGTACAGGCCGAGCCGCAGCGCCTCGACCTGCAGATCGATCCGCAGAAGATGCAGGTGACGCCCATCAGCTCGGCGGCGCTCGCGCCAGCTTCTGAGGCGTCAGGAACGGCTTCCGCCGCTTCTACCGCATCCGACACGGTTTCCGCCGTGGTGGCCACCGCCCCCGCTTCTGCACCAAGTGCACCGGCCAGCACCGCCTCGGTGGCAGCTGCCGCTCCTGTGTCGACGCCACCCCCCACCGCACCGCAGCGCACGGTCTGCCTGCAGGCCGGCTCGTATGACGAACAGCAGATGCAGACCCTGCGCATCGCCGCCCAGAGCGCCCTGCCCACCAACAGCTGGAAGTTCGATCCCACGCCGGTTCCCGGCCGTTGGATGGTCTACATCGGCAAGCTCCCCGACGACGAAGCGGTCGCCAAGAAGCGCGCCGAACTCAAGAACCTGCAGATCGACTACGACCGCCCCGGCACAGCCTTCGAGCCGGGTCTTTCGCTCGGCCGCTTCTCGACGGACGAGGCGGCACAGCGCGCACTCACGCAACTCACCAGCAAGGGTGTGCGCACCGCGCGTGTCGTGGTCGAGCGCAAGGAAACCAACGTCTACACGCTGCGACTGCCCACCGCAGACGACGCCCTGCGCACCAAGGCCGAAAGCCAGTTGCGCACTGCGCTGCTGGGCAAGCCACTCAAGCATTGCGGCGCTTGA
- a CDS encoding biotin--[acetyl-CoA-carboxylase] ligase, whose product MTTAGHYRSPIRWPSEAIWQAVVTDVPDFSVEVLPSIDSTNTELMRRARAGRCDPILLVTEEQTAGRGRLGRPWQSQETAHAAELGPASLMMSLGLPLRPKEWSGLSLAVGVSVADSLQLEIPSEASGLPRVGLKWPNDLWLSGDRKFGGILVETASFMAAPGTMAVENDTALRYVVVGIGLNVLARTGDGMTTQPACLTDIDPRWTAPEALLTIIPPLIKTLHAFAHSGFAPYKTRFAQRDLLNGRQVHLSDGTSGMASGVTDDGTLLINTAAGLQAITSGDISVRPVGQPLPGQSA is encoded by the coding sequence GTGACCACCGCAGGCCATTACCGTTCTCCGATCCGCTGGCCCTCCGAGGCCATCTGGCAGGCCGTGGTGACCGATGTGCCCGATTTCAGCGTGGAGGTTCTGCCCTCCATCGACTCGACCAACACCGAGCTCATGCGCCGCGCCCGTGCGGGCCGCTGCGACCCCATCCTGCTGGTGACCGAGGAGCAGACTGCTGGGCGCGGCCGCTTGGGCCGTCCCTGGCAGAGTCAGGAGACCGCACACGCGGCGGAGCTGGGCCCCGCCTCGCTGATGATGTCGCTGGGCCTGCCTCTCAGGCCCAAGGAGTGGTCGGGCCTGTCACTGGCCGTGGGCGTGAGCGTGGCGGACAGCCTCCAGCTCGAAATCCCGAGCGAGGCGAGCGGACTGCCGCGCGTGGGCCTCAAGTGGCCCAATGACCTGTGGCTCTCGGGCGACCGCAAGTTCGGCGGCATCCTCGTCGAAACTGCGAGCTTCATGGCCGCGCCGGGCACGATGGCGGTCGAGAACGACACCGCCCTGCGCTATGTGGTGGTCGGCATCGGCCTGAACGTGCTGGCGCGCACCGGCGACGGCATGACGACGCAGCCCGCGTGCCTCACCGACATCGACCCGCGCTGGACCGCACCCGAAGCGCTGCTCACCATCATTCCTCCACTGATCAAGACCCTGCACGCCTTTGCACACAGCGGCTTCGCGCCGTACAAGACACGTTTCGCACAGCGCGATCTGCTGAACGGGCGCCAGGTGCATCTGAGCGATGGCACGAGCGGCATGGCAAGCGGCGTGACGGACGATGGCACGCTGCTGATCAATACCGCCGCTGGACTGCAAGCCATCACCAGCGGCGACATCAGCGTGCGTCCCGTCGGCCAGCCACTGCCGGGACAGTCCGCATAA
- a CDS encoding SET domain-containing protein translates to MARNAPSNIPTIPPGRRIQTRRSGVHGKGVFALQDIAEGEVLIEYVGEVIGWQEAQDRHPHDPKQPNHTFYFHVDEDRVIDAKHGGNSARWINHSCDPNCFADEIEGRIFITALRNIHAGEELNYDYGLIIEERYTPKLKAEYPCWCGSEDCRGTLLAPKRGWAPKGMEPVKKNKKSEKSKPEAKSESKKIAKSEKKPEKKLEKKLEKKSDKPSDKTKSSAKSPDKNKDKKPQKAKGSKK, encoded by the coding sequence ATGGCCCGAAACGCACCCTCCAATATCCCGACCATCCCGCCGGGCCGCCGCATCCAGACACGACGCTCCGGCGTGCATGGCAAGGGTGTGTTCGCGTTGCAGGACATTGCCGAGGGCGAGGTTCTCATCGAATACGTGGGAGAGGTCATCGGCTGGCAGGAGGCGCAGGATCGGCATCCGCACGACCCCAAGCAGCCCAACCATACGTTCTATTTCCATGTGGACGAAGACCGCGTCATCGACGCGAAACATGGCGGAAACTCCGCGCGCTGGATCAACCACAGCTGCGATCCCAACTGTTTTGCAGATGAAATCGAAGGCCGGATCTTCATCACGGCCCTGCGCAATATCCATGCGGGCGAAGAGCTCAATTACGACTACGGACTGATTATCGAGGAGCGTTATACCCCGAAACTCAAAGCCGAATATCCCTGCTGGTGTGGCAGTGAAGACTGCCGAGGCACGCTGCTGGCCCCCAAACGCGGCTGGGCGCCCAAGGGAATGGAGCCGGTCAAGAAAAATAAAAAGTCCGAGAAATCCAAGCCTGAAGCCAAATCCGAATCAAAAAAGATAGCTAAATCCGAAAAGAAGCCAGAAAAGAAACTGGAGAAAAAACTGGAAAAGAAGTCGGACAAGCCATCGGACAAAACCAAGTCATCGGCCAAAAGCCCCGACAAGAACAAAGACAAGAAGCCTCAGAAAGCCAAGGGCAGCAAGAAGTGA